GAAGGACCGTTCCACGCGGTGTTTCTCGATCCCATGTTTCCGCCCAGGGACAAAAGCGCGGCGGTAAAGCAGGATCTGCGCTGGTTGCAGCAGTTGTGTCGGTACCCGGATGAGGACGAGGAGCAGGCGTTGCTGGCCATGGCGCAGAGCCTGGACGCGCGCAAGGTGGTGGTCAAGCGTCCGCGACGGGCGCCGCCGCTGGCGGCGGTGGCGGCCTCGCACAGTCTCGAGGGCAAGACCGTTCGCTTTGATGTCTACACTTCACCCTCCGTCCGCAAGTGAATGTGCCAATGCCAGAGGGCCGGATTGGCCAGCAGGCTGGCTCCCACAATTGCGCTACGAAGCCGCTGTGGGAGCTTGCCTGCAAGCGAATCTCTACGTCTGGCTGTGCGGCTCGTCCGCCAGCGCTCGTTCCAGCTCCGGGACTCGCGTCACCCGCTGGATCGCCTGACTGACGTCGGTGCTGAGAATACGGCGGGCTTCGTCATCCAGGGCCCGCAGATGATCGCCGAACTGCAGCATGCCGGCCTCGTCCTTCCACACCAGCCCAGTGTCCAGCAACTGCTGGATGAAAGTGCGTAACACCACCTTGTCGAAAAACTCCGGTGAATTGAATTCGTACAGCAGCGACAGTCTTTGCGTGGTGCGGCTGGCCAGCTCCGCCAGTTGCTCGGCTTCGAGCCGACCGCCGCCGTACTGCACCAGCAGACGGATGGTCAGATAATAGCGCTCCAGGGACGGCATCACCGTCTGACCCAGATGGGCCAGCATGTCCGATGCCACGGTGTGAATCGGCGCGCCGTGCAGGCAATCGCCGTCACGTTCCACCAGACCGTGTGCTTCCAGCATGCCGACGATGCGATTGACCGCATCGGTCAGTTCGTCGCCTTCCTGCCAGTGCAGGAAATACTCGTTGCGGAAGAACGGGTAGAGCAGGGCGACCATGCGCTGCAGCGTGCTCTGATTCAGGCTGCGGGCATTGAAGAACAACGAGCAGATCAGTCCCGGCAAGACGAACAAATGCAGGCTGTTGTTGCGCACATAGGCCATTTGCAGCGCGGTGGCCGGATCGGTGGTGACCACGTCGCCGAGGGGGTGGGATACTCGCAACAGAAACTCGTGTTTGAGCCCGTAGTCGATCAGGGCATCGGCGTCGGTGTCCGCCAGGCAGGCGGTGTCACTGTAAGGGGCTTCGTTCAGCAGCGTGATATACAGCTGCAGTTGCTGCCGCAGCTGTTGCAGATCCATGGTGTGTTTGGGCGTTGCCAGCAGCGCCAGGCTGATCAGATTGACCGGGTTGGCCACGGCGGCGGCGTTGATGCGCGTGGCCACTTCCTGGCCCAGGGCGTTGACCGTCTGTTTGAACCAATCCGGGGACTCCTGGGCGTCCAGTGTCTCGCCGCGCCAGCCTTCCCGGTGGTCATCGAGGAAGTCCACCAGTTTGATCGGTTCGCCGAAATTCACATGCACCTGGCCGAAGTGGCTGCGCAGCACTTTTACGGATTTCAGCAGCCCAAAGACCGATTCCTTTTTCTTTTTCTTGCCGTGCAGTTCGCCAATATAGGAACCGCCTTCGATGACCTTTTCATAGCCCACATAGACCGGTACGAAAGCGATGGGTTTGCGCGCATCGCGCAGGAAGCTGCGCAGGGTCATCGCCAGCATGCCGGTGCGGGGTTGCAGCATGCGGCCGCTGCGGCTGCGGCCGCCTTCGATAAAGTATTCAATGGAAAAGCCGCGCGCGGTGATGGTGTGCAAATACTCATAAAACACCGCCGCGTAGAGCGGATTGTCACGGAAACTGCGACGCATGAAGAAAGCGCCGCCGCGCCGCAGAATGGTGCCCACCACCGGCAGGTTCAGGTTGATACCGGCGGCGATATGCGGTGGCACCAGGCCATTGCGATAGACCACGAAGGACAGCAGCAAATAGTCGATGTGGCTGCGGTGGCAGGGCACGTAGATCACTTCGTGATCCCTCGCCACCTGCGTGAGATTGTCCAGATTATAGAGGCGAATGCCATCGTAAAGGCGGTTCCAGACCCAGTTGAGAAAC
This sequence is a window from Alloalcanivorax dieselolei B5. Protein-coding genes within it:
- the plsB gene encoding glycerol-3-phosphate 1-O-acyltransferase PlsB, which translates into the protein MSPWLGLDRLLFLLIRAFMRLCTRATALPADPEELQLDPNKPVVYVMRDRSVADAAVVHQATRKQKLSAANSSLSLGKQHLRRSYFYLYKRGVTGTRQRDALVPPRLRKLVRALHDNPDLDVQLVPVSVFWGRQPEKENSLWRILFSDTWAPPGFIKKFLIILTQGRDLYLQFSPPVSLRVLADQSDDVDQVVRKTSRVLRVHFRRQQEAAIGPDLSHRRTLTNDIIQSPAVRQAIQEEIASSEDKEEKVTARARGYALEIAADYSHTVIRALELFLNWVWNRLYDGIRLYNLDNLTQVARDHEVIYVPCHRSHIDYLLLSFVVYRNGLVPPHIAAGINLNLPVVGTILRRGGAFFMRRSFRDNPLYAAVFYEYLHTITARGFSIEYFIEGGRSRSGRMLQPRTGMLAMTLRSFLRDARKPIAFVPVYVGYEKVIEGGSYIGELHGKKKKKESVFGLLKSVKVLRSHFGQVHVNFGEPIKLVDFLDDHREGWRGETLDAQESPDWFKQTVNALGQEVATRINAAAVANPVNLISLALLATPKHTMDLQQLRQQLQLYITLLNEAPYSDTACLADTDADALIDYGLKHEFLLRVSHPLGDVVTTDPATALQMAYVRNNSLHLFVLPGLICSLFFNARSLNQSTLQRMVALLYPFFRNEYFLHWQEGDELTDAVNRIVGMLEAHGLVERDGDCLHGAPIHTVASDMLAHLGQTVMPSLERYYLTIRLLVQYGGGRLEAEQLAELASRTTQRLSLLYEFNSPEFFDKVVLRTFIQQLLDTGLVWKDEAGMLQFGDHLRALDDEARRILSTDVSQAIQRVTRVPELERALADEPHSQT